A window from Roseofilum casamattae BLCC-M143 encodes these proteins:
- a CDS encoding DUF4277 domain-containing protein, whose translation MSVEISNIDHLGLVAGIIDSIGMEGKINEILGEQRGEKISAGQVVKGMILNGLGLVSSPLYLFSKFFQGKAIEHLI comes from the coding sequence ATGTCAGTAGAAATAAGTAATATAGACCATTTAGGATTGGTAGCAGGCATCATTGATTCTATTGGAATGGAAGGAAAAATTAATGAAATCCTAGGTGAGCAAAGAGGGGAAAAAATCAGTGCCGGTCAAGTAGTCAAAGGGATGATCTTAAATGGACTAGGATTAGTGTCATCTCCTTTATATTTATTTAGCAAGTTCTTTCAAGGAAAAGCCATAGAGCATTTAATTG